CAACTCCGGCCCGAGGCGCGGCTGAGGTTGTTGCGCGGGTGAACGCGCGGTGAGTGGGCGGTGAAGTATGGTGGCATCTACGGGCGGGCCCTGGAGTTCGCGAGGCGTTGCGCTTGGCGGCAAGTACGACCCGGCCAACTGTCCGACGGAAGATGACCTGAAGACGCCCTCCGAGTTGGACGTGCGCAGCCCGCCCCGGTTGCAGTGCCTCTACGGGTATGAGCAGGCAGCCGGGGTCATGCGCAGGCTCCAGCAGGGCCGCCCTTTGCCGGAGGATCTCACCCCATGCCAACCGGGGGATGGGCGCTGTGGCAGGCTCCCGCTTCTGTATTACGGCTGCGTGCTCGGCGACTGCCTGCTTGGGAGATGGACCTATACCTGCGAGCTGCGGGGCCAGCGCACGATTACCCAGTGCGAGGGAGTGCGCCGGCCGGACGCGGATATCGGCTACGCCATGTGGTGCGATGCCGAGGGACGTGAGCACTCAACGCCAATTGCCGACCCCGTGAAGTGGAAGAGGGAGCACGAAGAACGCTGCGACTGGTGAGGGCCACCGAGTCCCACCTCTCCAGGGGAGTCCGCGCGCGTGAGCGGGCAGGACCAGCCCATGTCCGCCCCAAAAGGTAGGGTATCCAGCCCACGACCTGGAGAGGCTGTAACACATGGATCGCCGAACGCGCGTGTTGACGTGTCTGCTGATCGCCCTACTGGCTGGCGGCCTGAAGGCAAGCTCCAAGCCAATCGCGATGCTCGACCCCAAATCTCCTGTTGGCCACTATGTGGTCTTCACTCGCTGGGACGGGGATTACCAGCATGTGGTATATGGACGAGTGACTTTAACCAGGCGCGTCATCATCTATGACCCACAGTCAATGGAGCGCATGACTTATCAAGAAATGCTGAAGCGTTACGGCAAAGCCAAGACCTACCTTCTGGAGGCGCCATGAGCGACGAACAGTTCTTCTGCGAGTACTGCGGGCATTCCTCCACGAGCCCGACGCAGTGCACGAATTGTGGGAAGGATATCTCGGATTCCGATCCCAACCCCTCCTTCAGCGTGCCCATCAGTGGCAGGCTCACCCTGCGCCTCTACGACCGCTCCCGCGCCGCGGAAGCGTGGAAGGCCCTGGCCGAGCTCTGGGACAGGCTCGAGCGGGAAACCAACCTCTGCATCTGGCCCAGTCAGATGAACAAGTTTCCACCCCAGGGAGACGTCCTGGAGTTGTATGGCTCGACTGCCGAGATCCGTGATATCCGCAGACACCTGCCCGGGATGTTCACCTGTGAGTTCCAGGAGCTGCCGGAGTCGGAAATCCCCAAGCACCCGCCCTCGCCTAGATTCCTTGAGGTTCTCGAGCGAATCAAAGAGATACGGGAGCGCTGGGCCAGGAAGCAGCGCTGACCCACTGCCGCGCACGCTCACCCCACGAGCATGCGCACCGCTGTCAGGCCCCTGCGCCACCATCGGCAGCATTGTTGATTCCTTGATTCACGCCTCCTCGAAAGGCACGGGAGGCCGCGCCATGGCGCGCTCGGCGCTGAGCTTCGCCTGGTGCAACGCATCGAAGCCGCGCGCCATCTGCGACGGGGACACCGGCGGCAGGTTGGACACCACCACATAGACGGGGAAGCCGCGCTCCTTCAGCAGTGACAGCCGCAGCCGGAAGTGATCATGCCGCAGCGCCGCCGAGCCCGCCGCAATGCCCTGTGCATACGCCATGGGCCCGCCCAGCATCTTGCGCGTGCGGCTCGGCAGGTAGTGCACGAGGATGGCGTCCAGCTCCTTGCCGAAGCGGCTCTCCCGCCTCGACAGCGCGGGCGCCTTGTCCACCAGTCCTCCGTCCCAAGACGTCTGCTCCAGCAGCTTGTCGAGCTGGACGTCAACCAGACCGACGCCAGTCCCATCACGCTGTATGACGGACCCGTGGAGAGCATGCTCAACAGCCCCCTGGGTCCGTTCCCGTCGGTCAGCCGACTCTATGGGCGGGTATGGACGGGAGGACCCCAGGCCGTCATCCGGTATTACGAAGTGCAGCCCCCGGAACGCGAGCCCATTCCCATCTGCGCCGTGGCCCGGCTCGGGCTGGGTCAACTCCGCAAGAAACCCGAGTCCAAGCCAGGCACGGCCATCCTCGAGTTCTCCAGCGCGGCGATCTACATCGTGAACGCGTTTCGCTGAGCGACCGCGGCGCTCCGGCGCTCCAGGCCCATGGACACGGCGAAGAAGGTCAGTCCTCCGATCGCCATGGCCGCGCCCACCACGCCGGTGGCGTTCCAGCCGAAGCCCGCGGAAATCACCAGACCGCCGAACCAGGCCCCGAGCGCGTTGGCGAGGTTGAAGGCCGAGTGGTTGAGCGACGCGGCGAGCGTCTGCGCGTCGGCGGCGACGTCCATGAGCCGCGTCTGCAGTCCCGGCACCAGCGCGAAGCCCATGCCGAGCGCGAACGCGGACAGCGATGCGGCCCACGGATTGCGCGCGGTGAGCCAGAACGACACGAGCGTGAGGACGTTCCAGAGCAGCGCCGCGACAATTGTCTTCGGCAGCGAGCGGTCCGCGAACGAGGCGCCCACCAGATTGCCCACGACCATTCCGAGCCCCACGCCCGCCAGGACGAAGGGGACGAGGCCCACGCGCAGTCCCGCCAGCTCGGTCATCGTCGGCGTGATGTAGGTATAGACGGCGAACAAGCCCCCGAAGCCCACCGAGCCCACGCCCAGGGTCAGCCACACCTGCACGCGCCGCAGCGCGCCGAGCTCCCGCAGCGGACTGGCCCCCGCGACGGCGGCCGCCCTCGGGATGTTGAGCAGCGTGAGCAACCAGGCGCTCGCGGCGATCCCTCCGATGAACAGGTACGCGGTGCGCCAGCTCGCGTACTGGCCGATCCCCGTGGCCAGGGGCGAGCCCACGACGCACGCGATCGTCAAGCCGAGCATCAGCCGTCCGACAGCCCGCGCGCGCGCCGCGGGCCCCGCCAGGTCCGCCACCACCAGGGCCGCCATGCCGAAGAAGGTGCCGTGGGGAAAGCCCGAGAGGAAGCGCAGCACCATCAGGCTCTCGTAGGAGGGGGCCAACGCGCTCGCGATGTTGCCGAGCGCCAGGGCGGCCATCAATCCCAGGAGCGCGAGGTGCCGCGGGAGTCTGGCGCACGCCACCGCGAGCACGGGCGCTCCCACCATCACACCGAGCGCATACGCGCTGATGAGATGCCCCGCCTGGGGCACGGACACGTGCAGCTCCCGGGCGACGTCCGGCAGCAGGCCCATGATGGAGAACTCGCTCGTGCCAATGGCGAAGCCTCCGAGCGCCAGCGCGAACTCCGTCCAACGGGTCTGGGTGCGCGGCCTGGCGGACGAGGGGGCAGGGGGGGCTGTATCGGTGGTGGCGACGGGGGGATGCATGCGGGAGCCTCGGGATGAACGGGCGGGAACTCAGCGGGCGATTCAGAGGGAGACAGAGACGGGCATCGAGCGGAAGTCCTCCACGAGCCACTCCGGTTCCTCTCTCAGCAGGACATCGCGCGGGAACGAGGTGGTCAACGCCACGCACTTCGCCCCCGCGGCCCGGGCGGCGCGCAGCCCGAGCACGGAGTCCTCGAACACGACGCACGCGGTGGGCGGCACTCCCAGCGCCGCGGCCGCTTTCAGGTACACCTCGGGGTCGGGCTTGCCCCGCGTGACGTCCGCCGCCGTCACAAGCACGTCGAACAGCTCGCGCAGGCCCAGGCGGGACAGGGCGAGCTCGGCGTTCATGGGCACCGCGCTCGTCCCCACCGCGTAGGGGACACCCGCCCGCCGCAGCGCCGAGATGAACTCATGCACGCCGGGGATCGCGGACACCGGCTCGATCGCGAGCTTGCGGTTGAAGAGCATCTCGCGCTCGTGGACCAGGGCAGCCAGCTCGCTCTCCCCGAGCCGCTCGCCGAACCAGGCGCGCAGCGTCTCGTCGGCCCGGCGCCCGTTGGTCGCGAGGAGTTCGGTCTGGCTCGGGATGTAGCCGTGCGAGCGCGCGAACGTGTCCCACGCCCGGTAGTGCATGTCGGTGGTGTCGATGATGACGCCGTCCAGGTCGAACAGGACGGCCTCGAACGGATAGGGGCGGGAGCTGCCTGGCTTCATCTGGTTGCACTCCTGGCAGGTGGGCGAGCGGAAAGGGAGATCCGTTCCGGCTGCCGGGCCCGGCGCCGGTGCGGCTTCCGGCGAGATGACTCGTGTCACATTCCGAATCAGGTACATTCTATATAGAATCGGGAGGCGATATGCACGATCCGGCGGATTCGAAGCCTGAACAGGCGAAAGAGGTAGGACGCACGCTCACCCGTGAGCGGCGCAAGCGGATCCTGGAAGCCCTGGCGAGCGATCAGCGCGTGCTGGCGAGCGATCTGGCCGCCCGGTTCGGCGTGTCGGAGGACACGGTGCGTCGCGATCTGCGCGAACTCGCCGAGGAGGGGCTGCTTCGACGCGTCTACGGAGGCGCCGTCCCCCGGTCACCGCCCCCGCTCACCTATGCGGGACGGCGGAGCAAGTCCGTGGAGGCCAAGGACGCCATCGCCGCCACCGCGGCCCGCTTCCTGCGCCCCGGTCAGGTGGTGTTCTTCGACGCGGGGACCACGGCCATGGCGGTCGCGGCTCACGTGCCGAGGGATCTGGCGTTGACGGTGGTCACCCACAGCCTGCCCGTCGCCTCGGCGCTGGCGGAGCATCCGACGGTCGAGGTCATCGTGCTCGGGGGGAGGTTGCTCAAGGAGTCGCTCGCCATGTTCGGCGCCGAGACGGTCGACGGCTACCGAGGGGTACGCGCGGACCTGTGCGTGCTGGGGACGGCGAGCGTGCACCCGGAGCTCGGCCTGGGCGTCTTCAGCCACGAGGACGCCCAGGTCAAACGCGCGATGATGAGCACGGCCGCGGAGGTGATGGTCGTCGCCGCGGGCGAGAAGCTGGGCATCACGGCCTCGTACCTCGTGGGACCGCTGTCGCTCGTGGATCGGCTGGTGACGGACGGGGCCGCGCCCGACGAGGTGACGCGGGCCCTGGCACTCGCGGGCATCGAGATCGTGCGCGGGTGACGGGGGCCCCGGTTCCGCCCCCGCTTGATCCTACCGAGACCGCGCTGAGATCAGGGCACATCGCCCCCTAGCGCCCGCTTGCCCGGTATCGCGGACGGCTACTCAGAGCCCGTTGGGGACCACGGTCACGGTGCCGGAGCCCCTGTTGGTCAGGATGAGATCGGCGTACCCATCCGCGTCCATGTCCGCGGTGGCGATGGCGTTGAGGCCAGGCGAGGCGCCGGTCGTGACGACGGTGCCCGAGGTGAAGCTGCCGTTGCCGTTGCCGGTCATCGGGCGGACGCCGCCCGAGGCCGTTGTCACGAGGATGTAGGCGTCGAGCTTGCCATCGCCGTTGAAGTCATCGGCCACGACGCCCAGCGCCGAGTTGGCGGCCGTAGTGGCCGCGGCGGCGGACTGAACGCCGCTCGCGAAGGTGCCGTTGCCGTTCCCTTGGAAGAAGAAGAGGTACCGGCCGGCCGCGCCGTTCGAGAGGATGTCGAGCGTGCCGTCGCCGTTGGCGTCGCCGAAGGCGATGCCCGCCGTCTGGCCGCCGACGGCGTTGGCGTAG
The DNA window shown above is from Cystobacter fuscus DSM 2262 and carries:
- a CDS encoding HAD family hydrolase, translating into MKPGSSRPYPFEAVLFDLDGVIIDTTDMHYRAWDTFARSHGYIPSQTELLATNGRRADETLRAWFGERLGESELAALVHEREMLFNRKLAIEPVSAIPGVHEFISALRRAGVPYAVGTSAVPMNAELALSRLGLRELFDVLVTAADVTRGKPDPEVYLKAAAALGVPPTACVVFEDSVLGLRAARAAGAKCVALTTSFPRDVLLREEPEWLVEDFRSMPVSVSL
- a CDS encoding MFS transporter — translated: MHPPVATTDTAPPAPSSARPRTQTRWTEFALALGGFAIGTSEFSIMGLLPDVARELHVSVPQAGHLISAYALGVMVGAPVLAVACARLPRHLALLGLMAALALGNIASALAPSYESLMVLRFLSGFPHGTFFGMAALVVADLAGPAARARAVGRLMLGLTIACVVGSPLATGIGQYASWRTAYLFIGGIAASAWLLTLLNIPRAAAVAGASPLRELGALRRVQVWLTLGVGSVGFGGLFAVYTYITPTMTELAGLRVGLVPFVLAGVGLGMVVGNLVGASFADRSLPKTIVAALLWNVLTLVSFWLTARNPWAASLSAFALGMGFALVPGLQTRLMDVAADAQTLAASLNHSAFNLANALGAWFGGLVISAGFGWNATGVVGAAMAIGGLTFFAVSMGLERRSAAVAQRNAFTM
- a CDS encoding DeoR/GlpR family DNA-binding transcription regulator: MHDPADSKPEQAKEVGRTLTRERRKRILEALASDQRVLASDLAARFGVSEDTVRRDLRELAEEGLLRRVYGGAVPRSPPPLTYAGRRSKSVEAKDAIAATAARFLRPGQVVFFDAGTTAMAVAAHVPRDLALTVVTHSLPVASALAEHPTVEVIVLGGRLLKESLAMFGAETVDGYRGVRADLCVLGTASVHPELGLGVFSHEDAQVKRAMMSTAAEVMVVAAGEKLGITASYLVGPLSLVDRLVTDGAAPDEVTRALALAGIEIVRG